A single genomic interval of Daucus carota subsp. sativus chromosome 1, DH1 v3.0, whole genome shotgun sequence harbors:
- the LOC135150084 gene encoding uncharacterized protein LOC135150084 encodes MASSLYVPQFVKHLDCIDCSVDEMPIPSSFSSRFGHRVTDSVKLKFRNGYKIRVTFDRDGSEFLGMHDVFVDFGLFGGEVLIFQLCRRDCFKVYIIGVDCCEIEYPAIVHSAQKCTPQPVCVRPDGWRFVKHLNLANGFGDAVVPPQSFLGKFAATLPTRFKYFLNNGAEFRGHYNRQDGILTGLSSIPEYLRLEDLNFFDLVVFSFDNLKEFDVTCFDGRNVELVFHTYTIHSGAMLQSIRPASFFAVVVQPFHMLEYCHGVDISAEYRTLTDWWGKREEISIFRGRRCWELEIRKRADNKRTTIHDGWIQMRDDLQLEVGDTCWFKWKDESYHRFTVVVEKASG; translated from the exons ATGGCATCCTCTTTGTATGTTCCTCAGTTCGTGAAGCACCTTGACTGTATAGATTGTTCTGTTGATGAAATG CCCATCCCCTCAAGCTTTTCTAGCAGATTTGGTCATCGGGTTACTGATTCAGTGAAGCTCAAGTTTCGTAACGGTTATAAGATTCGTGTGACCTTCGACCGGGATGGGAGTGAGTTCTTAGGCATGCATGACGTTTTTGTCGATTTCGGCTTATTTGGCGGGGAAGTGCTTATTTTTCAATTATGTAGAAGGGATTGTTTCAAAGTTTATATCATTGGTGTTGATTGTTGTGAAATTGAATACCCGGCTATTGTTCACTCTGCTCAGAAATGTACTCCTCAACCTG TGTGTGTTAGGCCTGATGGTTGGAGGTTTGTAAAACATCTCAATCTTGCTAATGGTTTCGGTGATGCAGTG gTTCCACCTCAGTCTTTTCTTGGGAAGTTTGCTGCTACGTTGCCTACTCGTTTTAAATACTTCCTTAACAATGGTGCTGAGTTTAGAGGCCACTACAATAGGCAGGATGGCATATTGACTGGTTTAAGTTCAATTCCTGAATACCTACGTTTGGAGGATTTGAATTTCTTTGATTTGGTAGTTTTCAGCTTTGATAACCTCAAGGAGTTTGATGTAACTTGTTTTGATGGTCGTAATGTGGAGTTGGTGTTTCATACCTATACGATACACTCGG GTGCGATGCTGCAGTCCATCAGGCCTGCTTCATTTTTTGCGGTGGTAGTCCAGCCATTTCATATGCTGGAGTACTGTCATGGAGTG GATATTTCTGCGGAGTACAGAACTCTTACTGATTGGTGGGgcaaaagagaagaaatcaGCATCTTCAGAGGTCGTCGTTGTTGGGAGCTTGAGATTCGTAAGCGTGCTGATAATAAGAGGACAACGATCCACGATGGTTGGATACAAATGCGTGATGATCTTCAGCTTGAAGTTGGTGACACTTGCTGGTTCAAGTGGAAGGATGAGTCATATCATCGGTTCACGGTGGTTGTAGAGAAGGCTTCTGGTTGA
- the LOC108204743 gene encoding proline--tRNA ligase, cytoplasmic, which translates to MATNEAKKKPNAKGGGGGGGSKKKEVKKETGLGLSFKKDENFGEWYSQVVVSAEMIEYYDISGCYIIRPWAWKIWKLMKEFFEKEIDKMEIEDCSFPLFVSPAALQRETDHIEGFAPEVAWVTKSGESDLEIPIAIRPTSETVMYPYFPKWIRGHRDLPLKLNQWNNVVRWEFSNPTPFIRSREFHWQEGHTAFASKEEADVEVLAILELYRRIYEEYLAIPVVKGKKSEMEKFAGGLYTTSVEAFIPNTGRGIQGATSHCLGQNFANMFDIKFEDEKGNKRMVWQNSWGYSTRTIGVMVMVHGDDKGLVVPPKVASSQVVVVPVPYKDADTQAILDACSDAVKTLTEAGLRAKADLRDNYSPGWKYSHWEMKGVPLRIEIGPKDLANNQVRAVRRDNFKKVDIPMASLAEQVKDMLDDIQKSLFDSAKEKRDACIEKVATWDQFIEALGKKKMILAPWCDEEEVEKDVKTRTKGEMGAAKTLCSPLDQPDIPSGTLCFASGKPAKKWSYWGRSY; encoded by the exons ATGGCTACCAATGAAGCTAAGAAGAAACCTAATGCCAAGGGTGGAGGTGGAGGAGGAG GAAGTAAGAAGAAGGAAGTTAAGAAGGAAACTGGACTTGGCCTCTCCTTCAAAAAGGATGAGAACTTTGGAGAATGGTACTCTCAG GTGGTTGTTAGCGCTGAAATGATTGAGTACTACGATATATCAGGTTGCTACATCATAAGGCCGTGGGCTTGGAAGATTTGGAAGCTAATGAAA GAATTTTTTGAGAAAGAGATAGACAAGATGGAGATCGAGGATTGCTCTTTCCCACTTTTTGTATCTCCTGCCGCACTGCAACGTGAAACGGATCATATTGAGGGGTTTGCTCCTGAG GTTGCATGGGTTACAAAATCTGGAGAATCTGACCTAGAGATTCCTATTGCTATCCGCCCTACAAGTGAAACAGTGATGTATCCATATTTCCCAAAGTGGATAAGAGGTCACCGAGATTTGCCTTTGAAGCTGAATCAGTGGAACAATGTTGTCCGTTGGGAGTTCAGCAATCCTACTCCATTTATCAG GAGTCGGGAGTTCCACTGGCAAGAAGGCCACACAGCATTTGCATCAAAGGAAGAAGCTGATGTCGAG GTACTTGCGATATTGGAATTATATAGAAGGATATATGAAGAGTACTTGGCAATACCAGTTGTAAAGGGTAAAAAGAGTGAAATGGAGAAGTTTGCTGGTGGCCTTTACACAACATCGGTGGAG GCTTTTATCCCTAATACCGGTCGGGGTATACAAGGAGCTACTTCTCACTGCCTTGGTCAAAATTTTGCGAACATGTTTGATATAAAATTCGAGGATGAGAAGGGCAACAAACGCATGGTGTGGCAGAACTCATGGGGATACTCTACCCGAAct ATTGGGGTGATGGTCATGGTTCACGGGGACGACAAAGGACTGGTGGTGCCACCTAAAGTGGCGTCATCCCAAGTCGTAGTGGTTCCAGTGCCCTACAAAGATGCGGATACACAAGCTATTTTAGATGCCTGTTCTGATGCTGTGAAGACACTGACTGAAGCAGGTCTACGGGCCAAAGCTGATCTCAGAGATAACTATTCACCTGGTTGGAAGTACTCACATTGGGAAATGAAAGGTGTTCCTTTGAGGATTGAAATCGGACCAAAAGATTTGGCTAATAATCAG GTGCGTGCTGTTCGACGTGACAATTTCAAAAAGGTGGATATTCCCATGGCGAGCTTGGCGGAGCAAGTAAAAGACATGCTAGATGATATTCAAAAAAGTTTATTTGATTCTGCAAAGGAAAAACGAGATGCATGTATTGAGAAAGTGGCGACATGGGATCAATTTATCGAAGCACtaggaaaaaagaaaatgatCCTAGCTCCTTGGTGTGATGAAGAG GAAGTAGAAAAAGATGTTAAAACACGGACAAAGGGCGAGATGGGAGCTGCTAAAACACTGTGCTCTCCCCTAGATCAGCCTGATATTCCCTCAG GTACTCTTTGCTTTGCCTCGGGAAAGCCAGCAAAAAAATGGAGCTACTGGGGAAGGAGTTACTAA